A stretch of the Thiocystis violascens DSM 198 genome encodes the following:
- a CDS encoding class I SAM-dependent methyltransferase, whose protein sequence is MKFHRSARRFINSFGYYRVSPDNLIELICSQLKYKYSEDTELFNDSGPGRLAFPDLIPCDAVGIELGVAEGYFSDAILASQKVVRLYSVDCWADHHDSAEYIRAVARLSKYGTRSVVMRSFFDDALPLFSDGFFDFIYIDAYAHTGQQDGDILNKWYPKIKDGGIFSGHDYDSQEWPKTVEVVDRFARATGNTILLLPGVNSCNPEDKYPSWYFVK, encoded by the coding sequence GTGAAATTTCATAGAAGCGCAAGGCGCTTTATCAATTCTTTTGGTTACTACCGAGTTTCACCGGACAACTTAATAGAGTTGATTTGTAGTCAACTCAAATATAAATATTCAGAAGATACAGAGTTATTCAATGATTCTGGGCCTGGCCGTTTGGCATTTCCTGATTTGATTCCTTGTGATGCTGTAGGTATCGAGCTTGGTGTAGCCGAAGGGTATTTTTCAGATGCCATACTTGCATCTCAAAAAGTTGTAAGACTTTATTCAGTCGATTGCTGGGCGGACCATCATGATAGTGCTGAATATATTCGCGCTGTTGCAAGGCTTTCAAAATACGGTACTCGCAGTGTTGTGATGCGTTCATTTTTTGATGACGCTCTTCCTTTATTTTCCGACGGTTTCTTTGATTTTATTTATATTGATGCTTATGCCCATACTGGGCAGCAAGATGGCGATATATTAAATAAGTGGTACCCAAAAATTAAAGATGGCGGGATCTTTTCTGGCCATGATTATGATTCGCAGGAATGGCCAAAAACAGTAGAAGTTGTTGATCGATTTGCTCGCGCAACTGGCAATACCATATTGCTATTACCAGGTGTTAATTCATGTAATCCAGAAGACAAATATCCAAGCTGGTATTTTGTTAAATAG
- a CDS encoding glycosyltransferase: MQIAQISKADSAGGGASRVAEDLTILMNKSGHCATHYVSYSSKGYNQQRQPLYGSNPFINRNTRRAHHLLRRVGLSELVPLELPALLAGNIKSFDILHFHDLSSAMSPLTLAWLSRTMPVVWTVHDCSPFTGGCLYPMDCEGYKSRCGSCPQIGSWPLDSVVDGTRLSRALKRRIHRTGRVQCVTPSKWMAQMAMASGLLSTEPMVITNGVDTETYKPAANFSELRRRLGLRDDVPILLVSAGHIRDPRKGIQLALEAVRAIDREFRPVVLAMGAMHRDDEGLFQGLRWFSTGYISDPAQAAQYYACADFFLFCSLADNQPLAVLESMSCGTPVIGFACGGIPELVIDNVCGKLVPPEDMTSLIEVMRFVLRERIATDLGRAARKRIESYHSQEVHLAAHLELYDAILSRQEIAHVSY, translated from the coding sequence ATGCAAATCGCGCAGATTAGTAAGGCGGATAGCGCCGGAGGTGGCGCAAGTCGCGTTGCAGAAGACTTGACAATACTTATGAATAAATCAGGACATTGCGCGACTCACTATGTTTCTTACTCGTCGAAAGGGTATAACCAGCAGCGTCAACCGCTCTACGGATCAAATCCATTTATCAATAGGAATACAAGGCGCGCCCATCATCTTCTACGGAGAGTTGGTCTTTCCGAACTTGTGCCATTAGAACTGCCAGCTTTGTTAGCCGGAAACATCAAAAGCTTTGATATTCTGCATTTTCATGACTTATCGTCGGCAATGTCGCCATTGACGCTCGCCTGGTTGTCACGCACCATGCCGGTGGTATGGACTGTTCATGATTGCTCTCCGTTTACAGGTGGATGTCTTTATCCCATGGATTGTGAAGGTTATAAGTCTCGATGTGGTTCCTGCCCACAGATAGGCTCATGGCCTTTGGATTCTGTTGTTGACGGGACACGTCTTTCCCGCGCTTTGAAGCGGCGTATTCATCGAACAGGTCGGGTGCAGTGTGTGACTCCGTCGAAATGGATGGCGCAGATGGCGATGGCGAGCGGTCTGCTTTCCACAGAGCCAATGGTCATAACGAATGGTGTGGATACCGAAACCTATAAGCCGGCCGCCAATTTTTCGGAGCTTCGGAGGCGTTTAGGATTGCGTGATGATGTACCGATTCTATTGGTGTCGGCGGGGCATATCCGTGACCCAAGAAAAGGTATTCAACTTGCGTTAGAGGCTGTGCGGGCGATCGATAGAGAGTTCCGTCCAGTTGTTTTAGCGATGGGCGCAATGCACAGGGACGACGAAGGTTTGTTTCAGGGTTTACGCTGGTTTTCGACTGGTTATATTTCGGATCCTGCACAGGCTGCGCAGTATTATGCCTGTGCCGATTTTTTTCTTTTTTGCTCGCTTGCGGATAATCAGCCGTTAGCCGTCCTGGAATCCATGTCCTGCGGTACGCCAGTCATTGGTTTTGCTTGCGGTGGTATCCCTGAATTAGTAATAGACAATGTATGCGGTAAACTGGTGCCGCCTGAAGATATGACTTCGCTAATCGAAGTGATGCGCTTTGTTTTGAGAGAGAGAATCGCGACTGACTTGGGGCGCGCAGCGCGCAAAAGGATAGAGTCGTATCATTCTCAGGAAGTACATTTGGCCGCACACTTAGAATTGTATGACGCTATCTTAAGCAGGCAGGAAATTGCTCATGTCTCGTATTAG
- a CDS encoding HAD family hydrolase yields the protein MSRIRLKQIANFKQLDKELFGSSLLRNTDVVAFDVFDTLLFRRCDADDVQLGVARALGHSLGNDESSDIAILRVREQAYFDAAAENEFKGFDKDAHLDDINLAWVKRLAPNEPGRWSDLAAVARESKIRYEHWACFPNPATVPILQRLAGTGKRAVFVSDMYLGEAIVSDLLTANGLRQFFSAGYVSGDIALTKSSGRLFQHVLEKEGIDGSRMLHIGDNPHADGRRAIEHGIKAIVVRERDIPLKRMRFDHNYALQDRRWLGYNAASFASAASLQQVEPELHTIGRDVLGPPFSAFIHGLAEYCMRIRPDAVYFLSREGLLLKDLYDQLIATLQLPLPSGGYLCTSRLNAAVAAMRSFGWREITLKLGSHNKPTVSSIFSPLGFSRDELASIAGKCGISDIDQKFIIDSPTIARLVAHPILQDRAIRLGQNARNALHEYLEKRGFFNARSVVLVDVGWAGQIQEGLKIALSDSPAPIINVYYLGANQLAGERRRSGLNIRAYLADMEQYDWLGSATFEFVELFEIPSRALHGTVLGHNQGEPLFASEDSAERTPEHSDEPRIALLQEGICEYMLHYARYAAITKTSADHAKTYAINIVARIVRFPRRSELFFFSSLNHIANFGSSEHLQLAKVSSILSGKKFLDAVNNSHWRQGAAALGLGRFGALLLSLFQAPRISRTLPSQIEEQRIHDGASIAAWNPFSPLPHGFETDVRNRSFVLLEQGREASLHKTYRSPLTPFELAMLHLGLRATNLYLSVKKLNQFPADLLPLRAWLWREIYIRLPVHGKFGRLLRRVKRWITA from the coding sequence ATGTCTCGTATTAGGCTAAAGCAGATCGCGAATTTTAAGCAACTAGACAAAGAGCTGTTTGGCTCGTCGCTATTGCGGAACACGGATGTTGTTGCATTCGATGTATTTGACACTCTGCTGTTTAGAAGATGTGATGCTGATGATGTTCAGTTGGGTGTCGCTAGGGCACTTGGTCATTCTCTCGGTAATGATGAATCATCAGATATCGCTATACTGAGGGTGCGCGAACAGGCGTATTTTGATGCAGCTGCCGAAAATGAATTCAAAGGTTTTGACAAAGATGCCCACCTGGACGACATCAATCTAGCCTGGGTGAAGCGATTAGCACCTAATGAACCGGGTCGCTGGTCGGACTTGGCGGCTGTCGCACGCGAGTCAAAGATTCGATATGAACATTGGGCGTGTTTCCCAAATCCAGCCACCGTTCCGATATTGCAGCGTCTTGCAGGCACTGGCAAGCGGGCGGTGTTCGTTTCTGATATGTATCTTGGTGAAGCAATTGTCTCCGACTTGCTGACGGCTAATGGTTTGCGCCAGTTCTTCTCGGCTGGATACGTGTCAGGAGACATTGCACTCACCAAAAGTTCGGGGCGCTTGTTCCAGCATGTCTTAGAAAAGGAGGGAATCGATGGTAGCCGGATGCTGCACATTGGAGATAACCCCCATGCAGACGGGCGACGCGCCATCGAACATGGCATTAAAGCAATTGTCGTTCGGGAGCGCGACATCCCGCTCAAGCGGATGCGATTCGACCACAATTATGCGCTTCAAGATCGGCGGTGGTTGGGATACAACGCCGCCAGTTTCGCATCCGCCGCATCGCTACAGCAGGTCGAACCGGAGCTTCATACGATAGGCCGTGATGTACTTGGCCCTCCATTTTCTGCATTCATCCATGGACTTGCCGAATACTGCATGCGTATCCGTCCGGATGCAGTGTATTTTCTATCCAGAGAAGGGCTACTGCTCAAAGATCTTTACGATCAGCTAATCGCAACTTTGCAGCTTCCACTGCCTTCCGGTGGTTATCTTTGTACATCACGTTTGAATGCAGCCGTTGCAGCTATGCGCAGTTTTGGCTGGCGCGAGATTACGCTAAAACTTGGCTCTCATAATAAACCTACCGTTTCTTCTATTTTCTCTCCGTTAGGTTTTTCGCGAGATGAATTAGCGTCTATTGCGGGCAAATGCGGCATTAGCGATATTGATCAGAAATTTATAATTGATTCTCCAACTATTGCTCGTTTGGTTGCTCACCCGATACTGCAGGATCGGGCAATTCGGTTAGGTCAAAATGCGCGCAACGCCTTGCATGAGTATCTCGAAAAGCGGGGATTTTTTAATGCAAGGAGTGTTGTGCTTGTCGATGTCGGTTGGGCAGGTCAGATTCAAGAAGGACTTAAAATCGCACTTTCAGATAGTCCTGCTCCCATAATCAATGTTTATTATCTGGGTGCTAACCAGCTTGCTGGTGAGCGGAGAAGGTCAGGATTGAATATCCGTGCGTATCTTGCTGATATGGAGCAGTACGATTGGTTAGGTTCCGCAACATTTGAATTTGTTGAACTGTTTGAAATACCAAGCCGAGCGCTGCATGGGACTGTCTTAGGGCACAACCAGGGTGAACCGTTATTCGCGTCTGAAGATAGTGCTGAACGTACACCAGAACATTCTGACGAACCGCGTATAGCTTTGCTGCAAGAAGGTATATGTGAGTACATGTTGCACTATGCCAGATATGCGGCAATAACGAAAACCTCAGCGGATCATGCTAAGACTTATGCAATAAATATTGTTGCGCGTATTGTGCGCTTCCCTAGACGGTCTGAACTTTTTTTCTTTTCTTCATTAAACCATATTGCTAACTTTGGTAGCAGCGAACACTTGCAACTTGCTAAAGTATCTTCGATATTATCGGGCAAGAAATTTCTTGATGCAGTTAATAACTCTCATTGGCGGCAGGGTGCAGCTGCATTAGGACTTGGCCGCTTTGGCGCTTTGTTGCTATCTTTGTTTCAGGCGCCAAGGATATCTAGGACGCTCCCTTCACAGATCGAAGAACAACGGATACATGACGGAGCAAGCATAGCCGCCTGGAATCCTTTTAGCCCACTCCCTCATGGTTTTGAAACGGATGTGCGGAATCGCTCATTTGTGTTGCTTGAGCAAGGTCGCGAGGCATCTCTTCACAAAACCTATCGAAGTCCTTTGACTCCTTTTGAATTAGCCATGCTTCACCTGGGGCTTCGGGCAACGAATTTATATCTCTCAGTAAAAAAGCTGAATCAGTTTCCGGCTGACCTGCTTCCTTTGCGCGCCTGGCTATGGCGCGAGATATATATCCGGCTGCCGGTCCATGGGAAGTTCGGGCGTTTACTTCGACGCGTAAAGCGATGGATCACCGCATGA